The following is a genomic window from bacterium.
AATTCATCGAAGAGCCAGGGGGCCGTGATGACCGTTGGTCCAGCATCAAAGGTATGCCCGCCATAAGAGAATGTCCGAGCCCTGCCGCCCGCATCAGGGCATGATTCTAGTATCTCAACGTCGATACCCATAGACCTCAACCGTAAAGCTGAGGCGATTCCTCCTACTCCAGAGCCAACTACAATTGCTTTCATAGCCGGGAATTTAACACTATGTTTGTATTGTGGGAACAGAGAAGTTCTGTTGAGTTTTCTGTAGTCGAACTTATAGGCAAAAAAAAGCAGCTCCAGATGGAGCTGCTTTTTCATGTTGAGGTAGCCCTTCAAAAGAGGGCTACCTCGCATCACTCTGCGACGAGACTTTAAGCGTTAGCCTCAGACTTGCGCATAGCAATAACCCAGATGAATACACCGAATCCTGCTTTAGCAAGGATATCAGCGATAGTGTATCCAACCTGAACAAAGGTATCTGCCCCTGTAATGTTCAACATTGGGAGGATGAATACAATTGGGTAGAAACACCAAGTAATCAGTGTAATCGCCCGAGCATGTCCTACAAGTTCTCT
Proteins encoded in this region:
- a CDS encoding FAD-binding protein, producing the protein MKAIVVGSGVGGIASALRLRSMGIDVEILESCPDAGGRARTFSYGGHTFDAGPTVITAPWLFDE